In the genome of Lacerta agilis isolate rLacAgi1 chromosome 2, rLacAgi1.pri, whole genome shotgun sequence, one region contains:
- the LOC117042768 gene encoding SCAN domain-containing protein 3-like, whose translation MAADQGPKSGFGLRLAPTLVLPRNKAGGQDPACPGAGIGKPPRVLQAGSIWGFLHKIPADQVKPETGEATLQRWETQWQEFLRKIESHPPSAWGLPQLPEEPTPWEDTEGFLASFEQVAEACRWPREEWVARLQPALSGEAEWAFRSLEAGDREDYGKVKAAILRGDTMSREEQRQRFRRFCYQEAEGPRGAYGHLQKLCQGWLKVKRRSKEQILELLILEQFLTILPPEMQSWVRGQDPESCSQAVALAEEFLQMQQAASRSQEQQAVAEVVTPLPAEEQTLSGAKELRRPKQEVDGGAVDSLMDREASKLEENGTIEGFQLGGPCSVDVLEISPGGSRESLSFPVEIGEKGEL comes from the exons ATGGCTGCAGACCAGGGACCCAAGTCAGGATTTGGCCTCCGGCTCGCACCCACTCTGGTGCTCCCCAGGAACAAAGCGGGGGGTCAAGATCCGGCCTGCCCCGGAGCAGGGATTGGGAAGCCACCACGTGTGCTTCAGGCTGGAAGCATTTGGGGCTTCCTCCACAAAATCCCAGCGGACCAGGTGAAACCGGAAACAGGAGAGGCCACTCTTCAGCGCTGGGAAACCCAGTGGCAGGAGTTCTTGAGGAAAATTGAGTCCCATCCTCCCTCGGCCTGGGGGCTCCCACAGTTGCCAGAGGAGCCCACACCCTGGGAAGACACGGAGGGGTTTTTGGCCTCCTTTGAGCAAGTGGCCGAAGCTTGCCGGTGGCCCCGGGAAGAGTGGGtggcccgcctccagccagccCTCAGCGGAGAAGCCGAGTGGGCCTTTCGAAGCCTGGAGGCCGGAGACAGAGAGGATTATGGGAAAGTGAAGGCGGCCATCTTGCGCGGGGACACCATGAGCAGGGAGGAGCAGCGCCAGCGCTTCCGGCGcttctgctaccaggaggccgaGGGGCCGCGAGGGGCCTACGGCCATCTCCAAAAACTTTGCCAGGGGTGGCTGAAGGTCAAGAGGCGCTcgaaggagcagatcctggagctgctgatcctggagcagttcctgaccATCCTGCCGCCGGAGATGCAGAGCTGGGTCAGGGGacaggacccggaaagctgctCGCAGGCAGTAGCCCTGGCCGAGGAGTTCCTGCAGATGCAGCAAGCGGCCTCTCGGAGCCAGGAGCAGCAG GCTGTGGCAGAAGTGGTCACCCCACTTCCAGCAGAAGAACAGACTCTGTCTGGTGCCAAGGAATTGAGGAGGCCCAAGCAGGAGGTCGATGGTGGAGCAGTTGACTCCCTCATGGACCGAGAGGCCAGCAAACTGG AAGAGAACGGCACCATCGAGGGTTTTCAGCTAGGAGGTCCTTGCTCAGTAGACGTGCTTGAGATCTCGCCAGGAGGATCCCGGGAGAGCCTCTCCTTCCCAGTGGAGATTGGTGAGAAGGGGGAACTTTGA